In Mucilaginibacter celer, one DNA window encodes the following:
- a CDS encoding DUF5686 and carboxypeptidase regulatory-like domain-containing protein, whose product MRRYILLLIAVLCAITASAQQALLSGKITDKNGAVIPFVSIYIRNSTYGTTANENGIYQFKLAPGTYKIIYRSVGYTEKIEEVTIAGQDQQHNVQMADEQFNTDRVSESYRKNRDAADTIIKQVIKKRRYYMEEATSFSCAVYIKGVQRLLSVPKSMIGQEVQKTLDLDSNGRGILYQSESLSEYNFQKPNKIREITIANRMAGQNTAFGYKKASDLQANFYENVFTIPGLASRGFVSPIASYGPQFYNYKLLGTSVENGHTIDKIHITPKHAHGQYFQGDIYIVEGDWRVYSVDFFVDNKVSNLNLVDTLSIRQQYIAITDSVWMPASTQYNFKGAVLGFKFGGYYAAVYNNYKINPTFPDGFFTGEILKVDTVANTKKPNYWAETRPIPLTAFEERDYKKKDAIAEYQKTDKYLDSLQHHKNHINYPGYLIFGYAASNKSKRDSLYIFPFIQTFYYNTVEGFGINAKASYIRTIDDFHSLTITPAVRYGFSNKIFSANVAGEYLNDPFHAAKFYADFGSDVLDLNNVGTRSLYFNTLSTLLSENNYVKYYRSHYGDFGYQREVANGVLLKGGLSYSSRSQLYNTSFSKFKDIKGREFTSNNPLAPPGTPPDDHSFLFPDNQALVFNASALFTFDQRYETRPTGKFNLKSKYPMLKVNYRKGFKNILGSDVDYDFASVDISQDQIQVGLSGYSSFKISGGGFINNNKLYYMDYNHFLGNQGTTFDPTYVGSFHFLPFYTYSTNGAFLEAHYQHNFAGSLFNHIPLLRKAKLEEIIGANYLTTKNNRNYREFYIGVQRLIFRVDYGISYAGDKKYLQGFRIFYGIR is encoded by the coding sequence ATGAGAAGATATATACTACTATTGATAGCCGTTTTATGCGCCATAACCGCATCGGCACAACAAGCCCTGCTGTCGGGGAAAATAACAGATAAAAACGGGGCGGTAATTCCTTTTGTGTCCATCTACATCCGCAATTCAACTTATGGTACCACTGCTAACGAGAACGGTATTTACCAGTTTAAATTAGCTCCCGGTACTTATAAAATTATTTATCGTAGTGTGGGTTATACCGAAAAGATAGAGGAAGTGACGATAGCAGGTCAGGATCAGCAACACAACGTACAGATGGCCGACGAGCAGTTTAATACCGACCGGGTATCTGAAAGTTACCGTAAAAACCGCGATGCAGCCGATACCATTATCAAACAGGTAATTAAAAAGCGCAGGTATTATATGGAGGAGGCTACCTCGTTTTCATGCGCGGTTTACATTAAAGGTGTGCAAAGGCTGTTAAGCGTTCCTAAATCGATGATAGGACAGGAGGTGCAGAAAACTTTGGATCTCGATTCGAACGGCAGGGGCATTCTTTATCAATCAGAGTCTTTATCCGAATATAATTTTCAAAAGCCCAATAAAATCAGGGAGATAACGATAGCTAACCGCATGGCCGGCCAGAACACGGCTTTCGGCTATAAAAAAGCATCCGATTTACAGGCAAATTTTTATGAAAATGTGTTTACAATACCCGGTTTAGCTTCACGGGGCTTTGTATCGCCAATAGCATCTTACGGGCCGCAGTTTTATAATTATAAGTTGCTGGGTACATCCGTAGAGAACGGGCATACCATCGATAAAATTCATATAACACCAAAACATGCTCATGGACAGTATTTCCAGGGCGATATTTATATTGTAGAAGGCGACTGGCGCGTTTACAGTGTTGATTTTTTTGTTGATAACAAAGTAAGTAACCTTAACCTCGTTGATACCTTAAGTATCAGGCAGCAATACATTGCTATTACTGATAGCGTGTGGATGCCGGCTTCTACTCAATATAACTTTAAAGGTGCTGTATTAGGGTTCAAATTCGGGGGATATTATGCCGCGGTTTATAATAATTACAAAATAAACCCAACATTCCCCGATGGTTTTTTTACCGGCGAGATACTAAAGGTAGATACAGTAGCCAACACTAAAAAGCCAAACTACTGGGCCGAAACCCGCCCTATACCCTTAACCGCTTTTGAAGAGCGCGACTACAAAAAGAAGGACGCCATTGCCGAATACCAGAAGACCGATAAATATCTCGATTCGCTGCAGCATCATAAAAATCATATTAACTACCCAGGCTATTTGATATTCGGATACGCGGCCAGCAATAAAAGCAAGCGCGATTCGCTTTATATCTTCCCTTTTATCCAGACTTTTTATTACAACACGGTTGAAGGTTTTGGTATTAATGCCAAGGCAAGTTACATCCGCACTATCGACGATTTTCATTCGCTTACCATCACACCGGCGGTACGTTACGGCTTTTCAAACAAAATATTTAGTGCTAATGTGGCTGGCGAGTACCTGAACGATCCATTTCATGCGGCTAAGTTTTATGCCGATTTTGGCAGCGATGTACTCGATCTTAATAACGTTGGTACGCGCTCGCTGTACTTCAATACGCTGAGTACGTTGCTAAGCGAAAATAACTACGTTAAATATTACCGAAGTCATTACGGCGATTTTGGCTATCAGCGCGAGGTGGCTAATGGTGTGTTACTGAAAGGCGGCCTTTCATACTCAAGCCGTTCGCAGTTGTATAATACTTCGTTTAGTAAGTTTAAGGATATTAAGGGTAGAGAATTTACATCTAACAACCCATTGGCTCCGCCGGGTACACCGCCCGATGATCATTCATTCCTGTTCCCGGATAACCAGGCACTGGTGTTTAATGCCTCGGCATTATTCACTTTTGATCAGCGCTATGAAACCCGGCCTACCGGCAAATTCAACCTGAAATCAAAATATCCGATGTTAAAGGTTAATTACCGTAAGGGCTTTAAAAACATTTTAGGTTCGGATGTAGATTATGACTTCGCTTCGGTAGATATTTCGCAGGACCAAATCCAGGTTGGCTTATCTGGCTATTCATCATTCAAAATATCCGGCGGCGGTTTCATTAATAACAACAAGCTGTACTACATGGATTATAACCACTTTTTAGGTAACCAGGGTACCACCTTCGATCCAACCTATGTAGGCAGTTTCCACTTCCTGCCGTTTTATACCTACAGTACCAACGGCGCGTTTTTAGAGGCACATTATCAGCATAACTTTGCAGGTTCATTATTTAACCACATCCCGCTGTTGCGCAAAGCCAAACTGGAAGAGATCATCGGTGCCAACTACCTCACCACCAAAAATAACCGTAACTATCGCGAGTTTTACATCGGTGTGCAGCGCCTCATTTTCCGGGTAGATTATGGTATTTCTTATGCAGGCGATAAAAAATACCTGCAAGGGTTCAGGATATTTTACGGCATAAGATAA
- a CDS encoding rhodanese-related sulfurtransferase — MEMYNTLLYYCYSTIANAEQFAADHLKFCKSLGLTGRIIVADEGLNGTVSGSVEACKTYMETIQADERFAKTEFKIDEVDTPSFVKMHVRYKSEIVHSGLRDPNVINPSQRTGIHLEPQEFLAMKDRDDVVVLDVRSNYEHSLGKFKNAVTLDIDNFRAFPDMINQLAQYKDKKILTYCTGGIKCEKASALLLHEGFPEVYQLHGGIIKYGKEAGGEDFEGKCYVFDNRLSVDVNSVNPVVISTCLNCGKTTPKMINCANPECNEHFTQCDECGAAMDGCCSDACKEHPRKRVYDGTGYYVKVPQPVNINKNKLQPVE; from the coding sequence ATGGAAATGTATAATACCCTGTTGTACTATTGTTATTCAACAATAGCTAATGCGGAGCAATTTGCTGCCGATCATTTAAAATTTTGTAAAAGCTTAGGTTTAACCGGGCGCATCATTGTGGCCGATGAAGGGCTTAATGGCACCGTTTCAGGTTCTGTTGAAGCCTGCAAAACCTATATGGAAACCATACAAGCCGACGAGCGCTTTGCCAAAACCGAGTTTAAAATTGACGAGGTTGATACGCCATCGTTCGTTAAAATGCACGTGCGTTATAAATCAGAGATCGTACACTCCGGCCTGCGCGATCCTAATGTGATTAACCCGTCGCAGCGCACCGGCATCCACCTGGAACCACAGGAGTTTTTGGCTATGAAGGATAGGGATGATGTGGTTGTGTTGGATGTACGCTCAAATTATGAACACTCTTTAGGTAAATTCAAAAATGCCGTAACGCTTGATATCGATAATTTCCGTGCCTTTCCGGATATGATTAACCAGCTGGCGCAATACAAGGATAAAAAGATCCTTACCTATTGCACCGGCGGCATTAAATGTGAAAAAGCATCAGCTTTGTTACTGCACGAAGGCTTCCCCGAAGTTTACCAGTTGCATGGCGGTATCATTAAATACGGTAAAGAAGCCGGCGGCGAGGATTTTGAAGGCAAATGCTACGTGTTTGACAACCGCCTTTCGGTAGATGTGAACAGCGTTAACCCGGTTGTTATATCAACCTGCTTAAACTGCGGTAAAACCACACCTAAAATGATTAACTGTGCCAACCCCGAGTGCAATGAGCATTTTACCCAGTGTGATGAATGCGGTGCGGCTATGGACGGCTGCTGCAGCGATGCCTGTAAAGAACATCCGCGTAAGCGTGTTTACGATGGCACCGGTTATTATGTAAAAGTGCCTCAGCCGGTAAACATCAACAAAAATAAATTACAACCGGTAGAATAA
- a CDS encoding triple tyrosine motif-containing protein codes for MRKFLFIFICFLYLPFLRAFAVDIKSVGVPYVQNYTKAVYQWGNQNWSVTRDEHGIMYFGNAEGLLAFDGKYWQQHHMPNGLIVRSVCADGKGKIYAGGYGEFGFWQSSDRGYLKYTSLINLVPRQFLPINEEIWKIYCYNNRVIFQSFGSIYIYSAGKITVVKSPQPYLFLFKCGTRFFVEQVSKGLFELKDTKLEYIAGSDVLGTSGVLSVLPFGQDNYLIGTAKSGLFIYNGQTIKPWANQANQFLKTYQLNNGALISGRYFAYGTILNGIVIVDTAGKVVQHINKASGMQNNTVLSLYTDTEQNLWAGLDNGIDRIELNSPMYFYFDKTGRFGTVYSSIIFDNKIYLGTNQGLFYSDWLPGNSKGLFQSFDFKLIPGSQGQVWDLSLQDGRLLCGHNDGTYQVNGGSITKISDITGGWTMKKIAPDMLMQGTYTGLVIYKKDAAGNWQYSHKLADFGEPSRYVEQDSKGQIWVSHAYKGIYKLLLSADQKKAVSRVYYDKHYGLPGSYNINVFDLDNRIVFSSDSGFYVYDDISDRFFKYDQLNKKLGTFATSSKIIKAIGKKYWFINHGRIGLADMSVPGKLTIDTNRFSVLNGQMVQHYETINRISNSTYLISVDDGFVILNDGDALTGNNIHIPPVLIRRVENITDKIAVISEGSPGNQTIEIPYADNNIRIAYALPYYKQARIKFQYYLDGYSRQWSEWTPQSQKEFTNLDQGIYQFKVRARINDQQVSAETVFTFTILPPWYAGKIAMIFYALLLVLSYYVIRHYYRIKLKRHQQHIQQKLQKEKEEFLKQEAIANQQHIINIKNEQLQADLASKSRELANSAMNIVYKNELLQKISDELTHLKGGDGKKLADDQLRRIQKVIDEGMSDERDWNIFETSFNEAHENFFKKLKAGHPDLVPNDLKLCAYLRMNMSSKEMASLLNISLRGVEIRRYRLRKKLNLEHDKNLTEFLIEL; via the coding sequence ATGCGTAAATTCCTGTTCATCTTTATTTGCTTTTTGTATCTGCCTTTTTTGCGGGCTTTTGCGGTTGATATTAAAAGCGTGGGGGTACCTTACGTTCAAAATTATACCAAGGCGGTATACCAGTGGGGCAATCAAAACTGGTCGGTTACGCGCGATGAACATGGTATTATGTATTTTGGGAATGCCGAGGGTTTGCTGGCTTTTGATGGTAAGTATTGGCAGCAACACCACATGCCCAACGGTCTGATAGTACGCTCAGTTTGTGCCGATGGCAAGGGGAAAATTTATGCGGGTGGCTATGGTGAGTTTGGCTTTTGGCAAAGCAGCGATAGGGGCTATTTAAAATATACATCGCTTATTAACCTGGTACCCAGGCAGTTTTTGCCCATTAATGAGGAAATCTGGAAAATATATTGCTACAACAACCGGGTTATATTCCAATCCTTCGGTTCTATTTACATTTATTCGGCCGGCAAAATAACTGTTGTTAAATCGCCTCAACCCTACCTTTTTCTGTTTAAATGCGGTACCCGTTTTTTTGTTGAGCAGGTATCAAAGGGCCTGTTTGAACTGAAGGATACAAAGTTGGAGTATATAGCTGGTAGCGATGTGCTTGGTACCAGCGGGGTTTTATCTGTGCTGCCTTTTGGGCAGGATAACTATCTTATCGGCACAGCCAAAAGTGGCCTGTTTATTTATAACGGGCAAACTATTAAGCCCTGGGCTAACCAGGCAAACCAGTTTTTAAAAACCTACCAGCTTAATAACGGGGCGCTTATATCGGGCAGGTATTTTGCTTATGGCACTATCTTAAACGGTATTGTTATAGTTGATACCGCGGGTAAAGTGGTTCAGCATATCAATAAAGCCAGCGGTATGCAAAACAATACTGTATTGAGCCTTTATACAGATACAGAGCAAAACTTATGGGCCGGGTTGGATAACGGTATCGATAGGATTGAACTTAACTCGCCCATGTATTTTTATTTTGATAAAACAGGCAGGTTCGGAACGGTTTATTCGAGCATTATTTTTGATAACAAAATTTATCTCGGTACCAACCAGGGCTTGTTTTACAGCGATTGGTTACCCGGAAACAGTAAAGGCCTTTTTCAATCGTTTGATTTTAAGCTTATCCCGGGCTCGCAGGGGCAGGTGTGGGATCTTTCCTTGCAGGATGGCCGCCTGCTTTGCGGCCACAACGACGGTACGTACCAGGTAAACGGCGGCTCGATAACCAAAATATCCGATATCACCGGCGGCTGGACCATGAAAAAGATTGCTCCCGATATGCTGATGCAGGGAACCTATACAGGTTTGGTGATCTATAAAAAAGATGCCGCCGGAAATTGGCAATACAGCCACAAACTGGCCGACTTTGGCGAGCCTTCGCGCTATGTAGAGCAGGATAGCAAGGGGCAGATCTGGGTAAGTCATGCCTATAAGGGGATTTATAAGTTATTATTAAGTGCTGATCAGAAAAAAGCCGTATCGCGGGTTTATTATGATAAACACTACGGCTTGCCAGGAAGCTATAACATCAACGTGTTTGATCTGGATAACCGGATAGTGTTCTCGTCCGATTCGGGTTTTTATGTTTATGATGATATCAGCGACCGGTTTTTTAAATACGATCAGCTTAACAAAAAACTCGGCACCTTTGCAACATCCAGTAAAATCATTAAAGCCATCGGCAAAAAGTATTGGTTTATTAACCATGGCAGGATAGGCCTGGCCGATATGTCGGTTCCCGGTAAGTTGACTATTGATACAAACCGCTTCTCTGTTTTAAACGGACAGATGGTACAACATTACGAAACCATTAACCGCATCAGTAACTCAACCTATTTAATAAGTGTTGATGACGGCTTTGTGATATTAAACGATGGTGATGCGCTAACCGGTAACAACATCCATATCCCGCCGGTGCTTATCAGGCGGGTGGAAAATATAACCGATAAGATAGCTGTAATAAGCGAGGGCAGCCCCGGTAATCAAACCATCGAAATACCTTATGCGGATAATAATATCCGGATAGCATACGCATTGCCCTACTATAAACAGGCAAGGATTAAATTTCAGTACTACCTGGATGGCTACTCGCGCCAGTGGAGCGAATGGACACCACAAAGCCAAAAAGAGTTTACCAACCTTGATCAGGGCATTTACCAGTTTAAGGTTCGCGCCAGAATTAATGACCAGCAGGTATCGGCCGAGACTGTTTTTACCTTCACTATTTTGCCGCCCTGGTATGCAGGCAAAATAGCCATGATATTTTATGCCCTGCTTTTGGTGCTCTCGTACTATGTTATCAGGCATTATTACCGCATTAAGTTAAAACGGCATCAGCAGCATATCCAACAGAAACTGCAAAAGGAGAAAGAAGAGTTTTTGAAGCAGGAAGCCATTGCCAATCAGCAGCACATCATCAACATAAAAAATGAACAATTACAAGCCGATCTGGCCAGCAAAAGCCGGGAGTTGGCCAACTCGGCCATGAACATTGTTTATAAAAATGAGTTGCTGCAAAAAATAAGTGATGAGCTTACCCACCTGAAAGGCGGCGATGGAAAAAAACTGGCCGACGACCAGCTACGCCGCATCCAGAAAGTGATTGACGAGGGCATGAGCGACGAACGCGACTGGAATATTTTTGAAACCAGTTTTAACGAAGCGCACGAAAATTTCTTCAAGAAACTAAAAGCCGGTCACCCCGACCTGGTTCCGAATGACCTTAAATTATGCGCCTACCTGCGCATGAACATGAGTAGTAAAGAGATGGCATCGCTGCTTAATATTTCCCTGCGCGGTGTGGAAATCCGCAGGTACAGGCTGCGCAAAAAGCTCAATCTTGAGCATGATAAAAACCTCACCGAATTTCTCATCGAGCTTTAA
- a CDS encoding SusC/RagA family TonB-linked outer membrane protein — MKRIFTVSVLVLFCSLFINAVFAQDVVVKGKVTDATTGEALIGVSVSLKGTTTGVQTDVNGAFSLKAPGNGTLVFTYIGYVASSLPINNQTVFDVKLKPEAKELAQVVVIGYGTQKKRDVTGAVASISGDVVTKQPVQTPTQALQGKVSGVQVLSSGQPNAQPVVRIRGTGSVLAGANPLYVVDGVLTDDIRNINNSDIVSVDVLKDASAAIYGVRAANGVIIITTKKGKAGAPVVSYDANVGFREAASTVKLANRQQYVDYLSVASPTKIANDDKAPLTIPGTTDWAAAVSRKAFETNHNLSVSGGNEKALYFISANYIDEDGIIKTNNFQRFTIRANNQVNVSDKLKFTNQISLSRNTERPVDIGGIYGNVYRAAPIIPAIVDGKYGNTSAWSNVGNPLLQLDKTNDFTLNNRIQGNVALDYNPIKSLTFHSAFNLDARFNNQKNYDYQFASDASTFTVGGGNQRRDNSSLFVQNDNSYQYQWDNTITYDKTFDNKHHLTLLGGIVSEKGRSNFLNGTRIDVPANPDQWFLDVGNPDVNAVDHNGGDLFTRLSYVGRVNYAYNSKYLLSASIRRDGSSRFSQKWGTFYTVGGGWVVSEEDFMKDGIFSNLKLRASYGELGNDNIGSSLFVITGTPYLPYYFGNTLVAGTVIQDIKDTNLKWETTKQLDIGFDCGFLNNRLTGEVDYYNKKVNNALTNIGLPGILGDPDNIYTTNAASYSNKGLEVSARWTDRINSHISYNIGANIAYNKNQVNKLNGGTFISAGGANGQTITRTDNGQPIGSYYVLKAIGVFQNQAEVDAAPPYTFTSEANHVGGLRYADVNNDGKIDANDRIFAGSYQPKYFGGFNFGITYNEFDFSADFYGNWGNKIYNAKKNSRSTENDNIEASYANSRFTTANPSTTDPATITSGTPPSTYFIESGAFLRLNNVTLGYTVPSAIVKRLGMQKIRMYLTSQNLFTAKRYSGQSPELFSTDILTQGIDATNYPVTRTFAFGVNVQF, encoded by the coding sequence ATGAAAAGAATCTTTACTGTTTCAGTGCTGGTGCTTTTTTGTTCCCTTTTTATTAACGCAGTATTTGCGCAGGATGTTGTTGTAAAAGGTAAAGTTACCGATGCAACTACCGGCGAGGCGCTGATTGGCGTAAGCGTATCTTTAAAAGGAACAACCACCGGCGTGCAGACTGATGTGAACGGAGCGTTTTCGTTAAAAGCGCCTGGCAATGGCACACTTGTTTTTACCTATATCGGCTATGTGGCATCATCCCTGCCGATCAATAATCAAACTGTATTTGATGTTAAACTGAAGCCCGAGGCTAAAGAACTGGCCCAGGTTGTAGTAATTGGTTACGGTACGCAAAAAAAACGTGATGTAACCGGTGCGGTTGCCAGTATAAGCGGCGATGTTGTAACCAAACAACCTGTGCAAACACCAACCCAGGCTTTACAGGGTAAAGTTTCGGGTGTGCAGGTGTTATCCTCCGGTCAGCCAAATGCGCAACCGGTTGTACGCATCAGGGGTACCGGTTCGGTACTGGCCGGTGCTAACCCTTTATATGTTGTTGATGGTGTTTTAACTGATGATATTCGTAACATCAATAACAGCGATATCGTAAGTGTGGACGTACTTAAAGATGCTTCGGCTGCTATTTATGGTGTACGTGCAGCTAATGGTGTGATTATCATCACTACCAAAAAAGGTAAAGCAGGAGCCCCCGTTGTTAGCTATGATGCCAACGTTGGGTTCAGAGAAGCTGCAAGTACTGTTAAGCTGGCCAACAGGCAGCAGTATGTTGATTACCTAAGTGTAGCAAGCCCTACCAAAATTGCTAATGACGATAAAGCGCCGCTTACAATTCCGGGTACTACCGATTGGGCTGCCGCTGTTTCACGCAAGGCTTTTGAAACCAACCATAATCTTTCAGTATCGGGGGGTAATGAAAAGGCTCTTTACTTTATCAGCGCCAACTATATCGACGAGGATGGTATCATCAAAACCAACAACTTTCAACGTTTCACCATCAGGGCCAACAATCAGGTTAATGTCAGCGATAAATTGAAATTTACCAACCAGATTTCGTTAAGCCGTAACACCGAGCGCCCTGTTGACATTGGCGGTATTTATGGTAACGTTTATCGTGCGGCGCCGATAATACCGGCTATTGTTGATGGTAAATATGGTAATACATCGGCCTGGAGCAACGTAGGAAACCCCCTGTTACAGCTTGATAAAACCAATGATTTTACACTCAATAACAGGATCCAGGGCAATGTGGCTTTAGATTATAATCCGATAAAATCTTTAACATTCCATTCAGCGTTTAACCTTGATGCCCGTTTTAATAATCAAAAAAATTACGATTACCAGTTTGCATCTGATGCAAGTACCTTTACCGTTGGCGGTGGTAACCAGCGCCGTGATAACAGCTCGTTGTTTGTGCAAAATGATAACTCGTACCAATATCAATGGGATAATACCATTACCTACGATAAAACATTTGATAACAAACATCACCTTACCTTACTCGGCGGTATAGTTTCTGAAAAAGGCAGGTCGAACTTTTTAAACGGTACCCGTATCGATGTTCCGGCCAATCCCGATCAATGGTTTTTGGATGTAGGTAACCCCGATGTTAATGCTGTTGATCACAACGGCGGTGACTTGTTTACCCGTTTATCATACGTAGGGCGTGTTAATTATGCGTACAACAGCAAATACCTGTTAAGTGCTTCTATTCGCCGGGATGGCAGCTCGAGGTTTAGCCAAAAATGGGGTACATTTTATACCGTAGGCGGCGGCTGGGTTGTATCTGAAGAGGATTTTATGAAAGACGGCATCTTCAGCAATTTAAAACTCCGCGCAAGCTATGGCGAGTTGGGTAATGATAACATCGGTTCATCATTATTTGTTATTACCGGTACACCTTACCTGCCGTATTATTTTGGCAATACGCTGGTAGCAGGTACAGTGATCCAGGATATTAAAGATACCAACCTGAAATGGGAAACAACCAAACAACTGGATATTGGTTTTGATTGTGGTTTCCTGAACAACCGCTTAACCGGCGAGGTTGATTACTATAACAAAAAAGTAAACAACGCGCTCACCAATATCGGTTTACCAGGCATCCTTGGCGATCCGGATAATATCTATACTACCAACGCCGCTTCATACAGCAACAAAGGTTTAGAGGTTTCGGCCAGGTGGACAGACAGGATCAACAGCCATATCTCCTATAACATTGGTGCCAACATCGCCTACAACAAAAATCAGGTTAATAAGCTAAATGGCGGTACTTTCATCAGCGCGGGTGGTGCCAACGGGCAAACCATAACCCGTACCGATAACGGGCAGCCAATAGGCAGCTACTATGTACTAAAAGCCATTGGCGTATTCCAAAACCAGGCCGAAGTTGACGCTGCACCGCCATATACTTTCACCAGCGAGGCCAACCACGTTGGAGGTTTAAGGTATGCCGATGTTAATAACGACGGTAAAATTGACGCTAACGACCGTATTTTTGCAGGGTCGTACCAGCCTAAATATTTTGGCGGCTTTAATTTTGGCATCACCTATAACGAGTTTGATTTCAGCGCCGATTTTTATGGTAACTGGGGCAACAAGATCTATAATGCCAAAAAGAACTCAAGAAGTACCGAAAACGATAATATTGAGGCAAGCTATGCCAATAGCAGGTTTACTACCGCTAACCCGTCAACAACAGATCCGGCTACTATTACATCAGGTACTCCGCCTTCAACCTATTTTATTGAGTCGGGAGCGTTTTTACGCCTTAACAACGTAACTCTGGGTTATACCGTACCATCGGCAATTGTAAAACGCCTGGGCATGCAAAAAATAAGAATGTATTTAACCTCGCAAAACCTGTTTACGGCTAAACGTTACAGCGGCCAATCGCCCGAGTTGTTCAGCACCGATATCCTTACACAAGGTATCGACGCTACTAACTACCCGGTTACCCGCACGTTTGCATTTGGCGTTAATGTTCAATTTTAA
- a CDS encoding RagB/SusD family nutrient uptake outer membrane protein has translation MKKILKYKLTLILTGVAVLSGTLHACKNYLDVAPQGQITQDQIAADPNQAKNLVLGIYNVFYTGGFDPDVDSFQFVIMTDIASDDADHGSFTGDSRDADEIDALQTSTTNGAVNLVWQGYYQGVARSNQALDKLKNATFDATTKNALIAEARFLRAYFYFNLVRLYGGVPLLDKVPTPAEANEDKYQTRASADDVYKFIISDLDFAAANLPQKIATDVGRANKSSAQALEAKVYLYMKDYQKAYDLSKAVITTGGYSLVKDYSLIWREKAVNGDGGNNNSESIFEIQAGINKACSAGINLYTVSQGPRAGGKFGWADLGYGFNNPSASLLGEYEPGDVRRAGTVITILPHGTVLFDGFRIPSRDSVQNDYYSYKAYHSRTAESNCGGSTDRLPKQVRILRYADILLINAEAAVQIGNTGDAQTDLNLVRTRAGLGTAMPTLENIWHERRMELAEEHDRFFDIVRQDAVKPGRAAAAFAAHGKTWKATAALFPIPQAQIDLSKGRLKQNPGY, from the coding sequence ATGAAAAAGATTTTAAAATATAAACTTACACTTATACTTACCGGTGTTGCTGTACTATCGGGTACATTGCACGCCTGTAAAAATTATCTTGATGTAGCCCCGCAGGGGCAGATAACACAGGATCAGATCGCAGCCGATCCGAACCAGGCTAAAAACCTTGTATTGGGAATTTACAATGTATTTTATACGGGAGGTTTTGATCCTGATGTTGACAGCTTTCAATTCGTGATCATGACGGATATTGCATCCGACGATGCCGACCATGGAAGCTTCACCGGCGATTCGAGAGATGCGGATGAGATCGATGCACTGCAAACAAGCACTACAAACGGAGCGGTTAACCTGGTTTGGCAGGGCTATTATCAAGGTGTTGCACGTTCAAATCAGGCATTGGACAAACTAAAAAACGCCACTTTTGATGCCACTACTAAAAACGCGTTGATTGCGGAAGCACGTTTTTTACGGGCTTATTTTTACTTTAACCTGGTGAGGCTTTATGGTGGGGTACCGCTGCTTGACAAGGTGCCAACACCGGCTGAAGCAAACGAGGATAAATATCAAACACGCGCAAGTGCCGATGATGTTTATAAGTTTATTATTAGCGACCTCGATTTTGCGGCTGCTAATTTACCTCAAAAAATCGCAACCGATGTTGGGCGTGCAAATAAGAGCAGTGCACAGGCGCTTGAGGCCAAGGTTTATCTTTATATGAAAGACTATCAAAAAGCCTATGATTTATCAAAAGCGGTGATTACTACCGGTGGCTATTCCCTGGTGAAAGATTACTCGCTTATCTGGCGGGAAAAAGCGGTAAACGGCGATGGTGGTAACAATAATTCCGAGTCGATATTCGAAATTCAGGCAGGAATCAATAAAGCCTGTTCGGCAGGTATTAATCTCTATACCGTATCGCAAGGACCACGTGCCGGTGGTAAATTTGGCTGGGCCGATCTTGGCTATGGTTTCAACAACCCGTCTGCCAGTTTACTTGGTGAGTACGAACCAGGTGATGTACGCAGGGCTGGTACGGTAATTACCATTTTGCCTCATGGTACGGTACTGTTTGATGGTTTCCGTATTCCAAGCCGCGATTCTGTTCAAAATGATTATTACAGCTACAAAGCATACCATAGCCGTACTGCGGAAAGCAATTGCGGCGGCAGTACCGACAGACTGCCAAAGCAGGTACGTATTTTACGCTATGCCGATATCCTGCTAATCAATGCCGAAGCCGCTGTGCAGATTGGAAATACAGGTGATGCGCAAACCGATTTAAACCTGGTACGTACACGGGCTGGATTAGGCACCGCTATGCCAACCTTAGAGAACATCTGGCACGAACGCCGCATGGAACTGGCCGAAGAGCATGATCGTTTCTTCGATATCGTTCGCCAGGATGCTGTTAAGCCTGGTCGTGCTGCTGCAGCATTTGCAGCACATGGTAAAACATGGAAAGCTACCGCGGCGTTATTTCCTATTCCGCAGGCTCAAATTGATTTGAGCAAAGGACGATTAAAACAAAACCCAGGCTATTAA